In the Arthrobacter sp. 31Y genome, one interval contains:
- a CDS encoding YbjQ family protein codes for MLIVTSNEIPGHRIDAVFGEVMGLTVRSRDIGSQMLAGFRSLGGGELPEMTKALYESRQEVMARMVNEAQQRGANAIVAMRFDTSEMGTNWTEVCAYGTAVYVLPLGEGEPGATGQSVYLTKTAAQQPAQPQQPAQPTQPQQPAQAPQPEQPQQFSPPTPPAQPHQF; via the coding sequence ATGTTGATCGTCACCTCCAACGAAATCCCGGGCCACCGCATCGACGCCGTCTTCGGCGAAGTCATGGGCCTCACCGTCCGTTCACGCGATATCGGCTCCCAGATGCTGGCCGGCTTCCGCTCCCTGGGCGGCGGCGAGCTGCCCGAAATGACCAAGGCACTGTACGAAAGCCGCCAGGAAGTCATGGCACGCATGGTCAACGAAGCGCAGCAGCGTGGAGCGAACGCCATTGTGGCCATGCGCTTCGACACCTCCGAAATGGGCACCAACTGGACCGAAGTGTGCGCATACGGCACCGCCGTGTACGTCTTGCCGCTGGGTGAGGGCGAGCCCGGAGCGACGGGACAGTCGGTCTACCTAACCAAGACGGCCGCGCAGCAGCCGGCCCAACCGCAGCAGCCAGCACAGCCCACTCAGCCACAGCAGCCCGCGCAAGCGCCCCAGCCCGAGCAGCCGCAGCAGTTCTCTCCGCCCACTCCCCCGGCCCAGCCCCACCAGTTCTAA
- a CDS encoding dicarboxylate/amino acid:cation symporter, whose protein sequence is MSTSTNTSPAAGKSGFRLPKWAGSFGVQIIAALIIGLVLGLIAKYTGSTKTAPNGLGATLQTIGSSYVSLLQTAVVPLIFTAVVSSIANLRQVSNAARLAWNTLLWFAITSLVSVLIGIGLGVLLQPGAATGITEEAKYAGKTGDWWAFLIGLFPKNFLGLGASSTVTESANAATTVSTAVNFNVLQILVIAIAIGVAALKVGKQAEAFLTFNASALAVIQKVLWWIIRIAPLGTIGLIGNAVAIYGWDTIGSLGKFTAAIYLGLALVLFVLYPILVRVHGLSVKQYFSGVWPAVQLAFVSRSSIGTLPLTQRVTERNLGVPSGYASFAVPLGATTKMDGCAAIYPAIAAIFVAQFFGINLDFSQYLLIVLVSVLGSAATAGTTGAVVMLTLTLSTLGLPLAGVGLLLAIDPILDMGRTAVNVAGQALIPAIVAKRQGILDESLYNAPRNGSAFADEYAADKAAAENNERELADSKA, encoded by the coding sequence GTGAGCACCTCAACCAACACTTCCCCAGCAGCTGGCAAGTCCGGCTTCCGGCTCCCCAAGTGGGCCGGTTCCTTCGGCGTCCAGATCATCGCAGCCCTCATCATCGGTCTGGTCCTCGGCCTGATCGCCAAGTACACGGGCAGCACCAAGACTGCCCCTAACGGCCTTGGCGCTACGCTCCAGACGATTGGCTCCAGCTACGTCTCGTTGCTGCAGACCGCCGTCGTTCCTTTGATTTTCACCGCCGTGGTGAGCTCCATCGCGAACCTGCGCCAAGTCTCCAACGCCGCGCGCCTGGCATGGAACACGCTGCTGTGGTTCGCTATCACCTCGCTGGTCTCGGTGCTGATCGGCATCGGCCTGGGCGTGCTTCTGCAGCCCGGCGCAGCAACCGGCATCACCGAAGAAGCGAAGTACGCCGGCAAGACCGGCGACTGGTGGGCCTTCCTGATCGGCCTGTTCCCTAAGAACTTCCTGGGTCTTGGTGCCAGCTCCACCGTCACCGAAAGCGCCAATGCTGCCACCACCGTCAGCACCGCCGTCAACTTCAACGTGCTGCAGATCCTGGTGATCGCCATAGCAATCGGCGTTGCAGCCCTCAAAGTGGGCAAGCAGGCCGAGGCCTTCCTGACGTTCAACGCTTCCGCACTGGCAGTCATCCAGAAGGTCCTGTGGTGGATCATCCGCATCGCACCGCTGGGCACCATCGGCCTCATCGGTAACGCTGTCGCAATCTACGGCTGGGACACCATCGGCTCCTTGGGCAAGTTCACTGCCGCCATCTACCTCGGCCTGGCACTGGTCCTCTTCGTCCTATACCCGATCCTGGTCCGCGTCCACGGTTTGTCCGTCAAGCAGTACTTCTCCGGTGTATGGCCGGCCGTGCAGCTGGCGTTCGTGTCCCGTTCCTCCATCGGCACGCTGCCGCTCACGCAGCGCGTCACTGAACGGAACCTGGGCGTCCCCTCCGGCTACGCTTCCTTCGCCGTGCCGCTGGGCGCCACCACCAAAATGGACGGTTGCGCAGCAATCTACCCGGCCATCGCGGCGATCTTCGTGGCACAGTTCTTCGGCATCAACCTGGACTTCAGCCAGTACCTGCTGATCGTACTGGTCTCCGTCCTCGGTTCCGCTGCCACGGCAGGTACCACCGGCGCCGTCGTCATGCTCACGCTGACGCTGTCCACGCTGGGACTGCCGCTTGCCGGCGTCGGACTCCTGCTGGCGATCGACCCCATCCTGGACATGGGCCGCACCGCGGTCAACGTCGCAGGACAGGCGCTGATCCCGGCGATTGTGGCCAAGCGCCAAGGAATCCTGGACGAGTCCCTCTACAACGCCCCGCGCAATGGTTCTGCATTTGCTGACGAATACGCAGCAGACAAGGCAGCAGCAGAAAACAACGAGCGCGAACTGGCTGATTCAAAGGCCTGA